A single Patagioenas fasciata isolate bPatFas1 chromosome 29, bPatFas1.hap1, whole genome shotgun sequence DNA region contains:
- the LOC139825820 gene encoding dynein axonemal heavy chain 9-like: MRSLNRTYQIMKRRPVWTDLNPKAVTNDELFGIINPATREWKDGLFSSIMRELANITHDGPKWMVLDGDIDPMWIESLNTVMDDNKVLTLASNERIPLNPTMRLVFEISHLRTATPATVSRAGESWPELRTGICREPRRI, encoded by the exons atgagatccctgaacaggacttaccagataatgaagcgacgtcctgtctggacagacctcaaccccaaggcagtcaccaatgatgagctctttggcatcattaacccagcaacaagagaatggaaagacg gcctgttttcatcaatcatgcgagagctggccaacatcacgcatgacggtcccaagtggatggtactagatggagatattgatccaatgtggattgagtctcttaatactgtgatggatgataataag gtgctgaccctggcgagcaatgagagaatccctctgaacccaacgatgcggttggtgtttgagatcagccacctgcgcacagccaccccagcaaccgtgtcccgagcgggtgagtcctggcctgagctccgcactgggatttgccgtgaacccaggaggatctag
- the LOC139825819 gene encoding dynein axonemal heavy chain 9-like, producing MLIGQPSKGDRQKIMTICTIDVHARDVVAKMIAQKVDNAQAFIWLSQLRHRWSDEERHCFANICDAQFLYSYEYLGNTPRLVITPLTDRCYITLTQSLHLTMSGAPAGPAGTGKTETTKDLGRALGIMVYVFNCSEQMDYKSCGNIYKGLSQTGAWGCFDEFNRISVEVLSVVAVQVKSVQDAIREKKKSFNFLGEDINLVPSVGIFITMNPGYAG from the exons atgctgatcgggcagccctccaagggcgacagacagaaaatcatgaccatttgcaccatcgacgtgcatgctcgggatgtggtggcaaagatgatagcacagaag gtggacaatgcccaggccttcatttggctgtcacagctccggcacagatggtcagatgaggaacggcactgctttgccaacatctgtgacgcccagttcctgtactcctatgaataccttggcaatacccctcggcttgtgatcactccgctgaccgacag atgttacatcaccctgacccagtcactgcacctgaccatgagcggagcacctgcaggccctgcgggcactggcaagacggagactacgaaagatttggggcgagccctgggcatcatggtgtacgtgtttaactgctccgagcagatggactacaag tcttgtgggaatatttacaaaggcctttcccagacgggagcctggggctgttttgatgaatttaacaggatctcagttgaggtcctttctgtggttgctgtacag gtgaagagcgtgcaggatgcaatacgggagaagaagaaatccttcaattttcttggagaagacatcaacttagtaccatcagtaggcattttcatcaccatgaaccctggttacgcagggtga